A stretch of Pseudomonas sp. LS.1a DNA encodes these proteins:
- the preA gene encoding NAD-dependent dihydropyrimidine dehydrogenase subunit PreA, whose protein sequence is MADLSIEFAGIKAPNPFWLASAPPTDKAYNVVRAFEAGWGGVVWKTLGEDPAAVNVSSRYSAHYGPNRQVQGINNIELITDRSLDINLREITQVKKDWPDRALIVSLMVPCEEQSWKFILPLVEATGADGIELNFGCPHGMPERGMGAAVGQVPEYVEMVTRWCKTYCSLPVIVKLTPNITDIRQSARAAHRGGADAVSLINTINSITSVDLDRMVAHPIVGDQSTHGGYCGSAVKPIALNMVAEIARDPQTHGLPICGIGGIGSWRDAAEFMALGSGAVQVCTAAMLHGFRIVEDMKDGLARWMDQHGHRNIEAFRGQAVGHTTDWKYLDMNYKSVAHIDQQACIGCGRCHIACEDTSHQAIASTLKADGTHAYNVIEEECVGCNLCQITCPVESCIEMVAQDTGKPYLNWTQDPRNPYREAS, encoded by the coding sequence ATGGCCGACCTGTCCATCGAATTTGCCGGCATCAAGGCACCCAACCCCTTCTGGCTGGCCTCCGCACCGCCAACCGACAAGGCCTATAACGTGGTCCGCGCCTTCGAGGCCGGCTGGGGCGGCGTGGTGTGGAAGACCCTGGGCGAAGACCCGGCGGCGGTCAACGTGTCGTCACGCTATTCGGCGCACTATGGCCCCAACCGCCAGGTGCAGGGCATCAACAACATCGAGCTCATCACCGACCGCTCCCTGGACATCAACCTGCGCGAAATCACCCAGGTGAAGAAGGACTGGCCCGACCGCGCGCTGATCGTGTCGCTGATGGTGCCGTGCGAGGAGCAGTCCTGGAAGTTCATCCTGCCGCTGGTGGAAGCCACCGGGGCCGATGGCATCGAACTGAACTTCGGCTGCCCGCACGGCATGCCGGAGCGCGGCATGGGCGCGGCAGTCGGCCAGGTGCCGGAGTACGTGGAAATGGTTACCCGCTGGTGCAAGACGTACTGCTCGCTGCCGGTGATCGTCAAGCTCACGCCGAACATCACCGACATCCGCCAGTCGGCCCGCGCCGCGCATCGTGGCGGGGCCGATGCGGTGTCGTTGATCAATACCATCAACTCGATCACCAGCGTCGACCTCGACCGCATGGTCGCCCACCCCATCGTCGGTGACCAGAGCACCCATGGCGGTTACTGCGGTTCGGCAGTAAAGCCGATTGCCCTGAACATGGTGGCGGAAATCGCCCGCGACCCACAAACGCACGGCTTGCCGATCTGCGGCATTGGCGGCATCGGCAGCTGGCGTGATGCCGCCGAGTTCATGGCCCTGGGCAGTGGTGCCGTGCAGGTGTGCACGGCGGCCATGCTGCATGGCTTCCGCATTGTCGAGGACATGAAGGACGGCCTGGCGCGCTGGATGGACCAGCACGGGCACCGCAATATCGAGGCGTTCCGCGGCCAGGCGGTGGGGCATACCACCGACTGGAAGTACCTGGACATGAACTACAAGTCGGTGGCGCACATCGACCAGCAGGCATGCATTGGCTGCGGGCGCTGCCACATTGCCTGTGAGGATACCTCGCACCAGGCGATTGCCAGCACGCTGAAGGCGGATGGCACGCATGCCTACAACGTGATCGAGGAGGAATGCGTAGGCTGCAACCTGTGCCAGATCACCTGCCCGGTGGAGAGTTGCATCGAGATGGTGGCACAGGACACCGGCAAGCCGTACCTGAACTGGACGCAGGACCCGCGTAACCCCTACCGCGAGGCCAGCTGA